In Streptomyces sp. P3, one DNA window encodes the following:
- a CDS encoding PP2C family protein-serine/threonine phosphatase, whose translation MPVPVPRQRAIPAVESGQAQDVPAVGHPSEEEAGRREEQACRNETTVANDAVPSGALHDARGGAHPHTQGGAHRNTHDGALNVPPVDGVHHGVNTAGVSTAGVSAPVVAVTGVTAPGTGATGAGAAHTPLTLLLIEDDPTAAPIFRDLPDSDGRPIRVRTARNLTEAERLLTDDVHCILLDIALPVPGRTSAAAGDDELAVLRHVLRLAPRHAVLALTASGDAERGAEAVRVGAQDYLFKDELDGRLLSRAIRYAVERKRSDTAERRLAEGKLRAQENARLERGLLPTPLLEGSPLRFAARYRPGRSRALLGGDFYDTVRTPDGTVHAMIGDVCGHGPDEAALGVELRIAWRALTLAGLCGDQLLNTLQQVLEHERDDDEIFATLCTVDIAPDGRRAGLCLAGHPAPLIARPDRPARLLPYDNNGPALGLLPGARWPRTQVELGAEWSLMLYTDGLIEGRIGEGRERLGQDGMVQMIRRQLAEGLSGEALLRAAVSEVRELNGGELTDDVAVVLLDRVP comes from the coding sequence ATGCCCGTACCCGTACCGCGGCAGAGAGCGATCCCGGCCGTGGAAAGTGGTCAGGCGCAGGACGTGCCCGCAGTCGGCCACCCCTCTGAGGAAGAAGCCGGGCGCCGGGAAGAGCAGGCCTGTCGCAACGAGACGACGGTGGCGAACGACGCCGTCCCCTCCGGCGCGCTCCATGACGCGCGCGGCGGAGCACACCCGCACACGCAGGGCGGCGCGCACCGCAACACGCATGACGGAGCGCTCAACGTTCCGCCCGTGGACGGCGTCCACCATGGCGTGAACACCGCAGGCGTGAGCACCGCAGGCGTGAGCGCGCCCGTCGTCGCCGTGACCGGCGTCACCGCCCCGGGTACTGGCGCGACCGGTGCGGGCGCCGCGCACACCCCCCTCACGCTGCTGCTGATCGAGGACGATCCCACGGCCGCGCCGATCTTCCGCGACCTGCCCGACTCGGACGGCAGGCCGATCCGGGTGCGCACCGCCCGCAACCTCACCGAGGCCGAGCGGCTGCTCACCGACGACGTGCACTGCATCCTGCTGGACATCGCGCTGCCCGTGCCGGGCCGCACGTCCGCGGCCGCCGGCGACGACGAACTCGCCGTGCTGCGACACGTGCTGCGGCTCGCTCCCCGGCACGCCGTGCTCGCGCTCACCGCCTCCGGCGACGCAGAGCGCGGTGCCGAGGCCGTGCGCGTGGGTGCACAGGACTACCTCTTCAAGGACGAACTGGACGGCCGTCTGCTGAGCCGCGCGATCCGGTACGCGGTCGAGCGGAAACGTTCCGACACTGCCGAGCGGCGGCTCGCCGAGGGCAAACTGCGCGCGCAGGAGAACGCCCGCCTGGAGCGCGGCCTGCTGCCCACGCCGCTGCTGGAGGGCTCTCCGCTGCGGTTCGCCGCCCGCTACCGGCCCGGTCGCTCGCGCGCCCTGCTCGGCGGCGACTTCTACGACACCGTCCGTACGCCCGACGGCACCGTGCACGCCATGATCGGCGACGTCTGCGGGCACGGCCCGGACGAGGCCGCGCTCGGCGTGGAGCTGCGCATCGCCTGGCGGGCGCTGACCCTGGCGGGCCTGTGCGGGGACCAGTTGCTGAACACACTGCAGCAGGTGCTGGAGCACGAGCGCGACGACGACGAGATCTTCGCGACGCTGTGCACGGTGGACATCGCGCCCGACGGCCGCCGGGCGGGCCTCTGCCTGGCCGGCCACCCGGCGCCGCTGATCGCCCGGCCGGACCGGCCCGCGCGCCTGCTGCCGTACGACAACAACGGGCCCGCCCTCGGCCTGCTGCCGGGCGCCCGCTGGCCGCGGACGCAGGTCGAGCTGGGCGCGGAGTGGAGCCTGATGCTGTATACCGACGGCCTCATCGAGGGGCGGATCGGCGAGGGCAGGGAACGGCTCGGCCAGGACGGCATGGTGCAGATGATCCGCCGCCAGCTCGCCGAGGGGCTCAGCGGAGAGGCGCTGCTGCGCGCCGCGGTGAGCGAGGTGCGCGAACTCAACGGGGGCGAGCTGACGGACGACGTCGCGGTGGTCCTGCTGGACCGGGTGCCGTAG
- a CDS encoding helix-turn-helix domain-containing protein → MASLNVGNLGDYLREQRRNAQLSLRQLADAAGVSNPYLSQIERGLRKPSAEVLQQVAKALRISAETLYVRAGILDAERDRDEVETRAVILADPTLTEGQKQALLQIYESFRRENGIGSDDGRTDATGPRAHGSDVDPQQTAG, encoded by the coding sequence ATGGCATCGCTCAACGTCGGCAACCTCGGTGACTACCTGCGCGAGCAGCGGCGCAACGCGCAGCTCTCGCTCCGGCAGCTCGCCGACGCCGCCGGGGTGTCCAATCCGTATCTGAGCCAGATCGAGCGCGGGCTGCGCAAGCCGAGCGCGGAGGTGCTGCAGCAGGTCGCCAAGGCGCTGCGGATCTCCGCCGAGACGCTGTACGTGCGGGCCGGCATCCTCGACGCGGAGCGGGACCGGGACGAGGTCGAGACCCGGGCGGTCATCCTCGCCGATCCCACCCTGACCGAGGGCCAGAAGCAGGCGCTGCTCCAGATCTACGAGTCCTTCCGCAGGGAGAACGGGATCGGGAGCGACGACGGCCGCACGGACGCAACGGGCCCTCGGGCCCACGGGAGCGACGTCGATCCGCAGCAGACGGCCGGCTGA
- a CDS encoding NAD(P)/FAD-dependent oxidoreductase, translating into MRHRIAVVGGGPGGLTLARVLHRHGHPVTVLERDPAPDARPPGGTLDLHEGLGQLALDKAGLLAEFQELSRPEGQAMRILDTAGTVLRDWRPGPDDLANPEIDRGQLRDLLLGPLDVQWGHGVTQVVPGAGGGVRVHLADGREEAFDLVVGADGAWSRTRPAVSPVTPHYTGVTGVETSLDDVDTRHPDLARLIGDGSVAVYGENRKLVAQRNSGGHAKVYAQFRAPLDWHTHLDLADVEAVRSSLLALFDGWAAPVLDLLHHGTAFVHRPLHVLPVSHTWTHVAGVTLLGDAAHLMPPLGAGANLAMLEGAELAESIAAGPEDLDDAVRAFEERMWARADRWAKLTTAGLERLVSPDPAAALTLFDRVQPS; encoded by the coding sequence ATGAGACACCGAATCGCAGTGGTCGGGGGCGGTCCCGGCGGCCTCACCCTCGCCCGTGTCCTGCACCGCCATGGTCACCCGGTCACCGTCCTCGAACGCGATCCCGCCCCCGACGCCCGCCCCCCGGGCGGCACGCTGGACCTGCATGAAGGGCTGGGCCAGCTCGCGCTGGACAAGGCGGGGCTGCTGGCGGAGTTCCAGGAGCTGTCCCGTCCCGAGGGGCAGGCCATGCGCATCCTGGACACGGCCGGGACCGTCCTGCGTGACTGGCGACCCGGTCCGGATGACCTGGCCAATCCCGAGATCGACCGCGGGCAACTCCGTGACCTGCTGCTCGGCCCTCTCGACGTCCAGTGGGGGCACGGCGTGACGCAGGTGGTGCCGGGGGCCGGGGGCGGCGTAAGGGTCCATCTCGCGGACGGACGAGAGGAGGCGTTCGACCTCGTGGTCGGCGCGGACGGCGCCTGGTCCCGGACCCGACCGGCGGTCTCGCCGGTGACGCCGCACTACACCGGCGTCACCGGTGTCGAGACCTCCCTCGACGACGTCGACACCCGGCACCCCGACCTCGCCCGGTTGATCGGCGACGGCTCCGTGGCCGTGTACGGCGAGAACCGCAAGCTCGTCGCCCAGCGCAACAGCGGCGGTCATGCCAAGGTGTACGCACAGTTCCGCGCGCCGCTGGACTGGCACACCCACCTCGACCTGGCCGACGTCGAGGCCGTCCGATCGAGTTTGCTTGCTCTGTTCGACGGCTGGGCCGCCCCCGTCCTCGACCTCCTCCACCACGGCACCGCCTTCGTCCACCGCCCCCTCCACGTCCTGCCCGTGTCCCACACCTGGACCCACGTCGCCGGGGTGACGCTGCTGGGCGACGCGGCCCATCTGATGCCCCCGTTGGGGGCGGGCGCGAACCTCGCGATGCTGGAAGGCGCCGAACTCGCGGAGTCCATCGCCGCCGGCCCCGAGGATCTCGACGACGCCGTCCGCGCCTTCGAGGAACGGATGTGGGCGCGGGCCGACAGGTGGGCCAAGCTCACGACGGCCGGCCTGGAGCGCCTCGTGAGCCCGGACCCCGCCGCAGCCCTCACCCTCTTCGACCGGGTACAGCCCTCCTGA
- a CDS encoding AAA family ATPase: MTAPDLDTALHAERAHHEACRAAFAAMVEGADLQVATGEDVSASGADAEVLGYRLRSHAKALHELPDGPLFFGRLDFAQGTGGAHEGLAHHIGRLRVSEHPAAPPLVVDWRAPVSRAFYQASVRDPQGVAVRRRFGWAPGSRGDSADLTGLEDERLDGGGASTGAGEGVRDDTGTSSDRAAVRGPDGGIVAREIERPRVGPMRDIAATIQPEQDDLVRGDLAASVCVQGAPGTGKTAVGLHRAAYLLYTHPRRIRRGGLLILGPHRAFLSYIAEVLPSLGETGVRQSTLQDEIAAGHRVTGADPERTAAVKHDPRMAEVLRRAVYGRVAADRAEDLHLPEGSGHWRIAGRVLAEIVATVLAEEPPYDTGRERVRARIVRRIQEQVERRSGPSPASWTRRIERAAPVSACVETVWPRARPAEVLARLLTDPQELARAADGLLDPDEQRALHWPRPPRTPKSARWSAADVVLLDEIAGLLDHPRGYGHVVVDEAQDLSPMECRAVARRVRFGSLTVLGDLAQGTTDWAASSWRVQLTHLGKPDATIVPLTTGFRVPAAVLALADRLLDRLDADVPRAHSLRRDGELRVRRADGDLPSAVAAAVRDALTHEGSVGVIAADSQADAVREALTASGVPAAGPQDPPARVTVVPATLVKGLEYDHVVAVEPAAVAESERRGLNRLYVVLTRAVSRLDVVHERTLPWEAEG, from the coding sequence ATGACGGCACCCGACCTCGACACCGCCCTGCACGCCGAACGCGCCCACCACGAGGCCTGCCGGGCCGCCTTCGCCGCCATGGTCGAGGGCGCCGACCTCCAGGTCGCCACCGGCGAGGACGTCTCGGCCTCCGGCGCCGACGCCGAAGTCCTCGGCTACCGGCTGCGCAGCCATGCCAAGGCCCTGCACGAACTGCCCGATGGCCCGCTGTTCTTCGGACGGCTCGACTTCGCGCAGGGCACGGGCGGCGCGCACGAGGGCCTCGCCCACCACATCGGGCGGCTCCGCGTCAGCGAGCACCCGGCCGCCCCGCCGCTCGTCGTCGACTGGCGCGCCCCCGTCTCCCGCGCCTTCTACCAGGCGAGCGTGCGCGACCCGCAGGGCGTGGCCGTACGACGACGGTTCGGCTGGGCCCCGGGCAGCCGGGGCGACTCCGCCGACCTGACGGGCCTGGAGGACGAGCGGCTGGACGGGGGCGGCGCGAGCACGGGCGCCGGGGAGGGCGTGAGGGACGACACGGGCACGTCGTCCGACCGCGCCGCCGTGCGCGGACCGGACGGCGGCATCGTCGCGCGCGAGATCGAACGCCCCCGGGTGGGCCCCATGCGGGACATCGCCGCGACCATCCAGCCAGAACAGGACGACCTCGTGCGCGGGGACCTCGCCGCATCGGTGTGCGTGCAGGGCGCCCCCGGCACCGGCAAGACCGCGGTCGGCCTGCACCGCGCCGCCTACCTCCTCTACACCCACCCGCGCCGCATCCGGCGCGGCGGCCTGCTGATCCTCGGCCCCCACCGCGCCTTCCTCTCCTACATCGCCGAGGTGCTCCCCTCGCTCGGCGAGACCGGCGTCCGGCAGTCGACGCTCCAGGACGAGATCGCCGCCGGCCACCGGGTGACCGGCGCCGACCCCGAACGGACCGCCGCCGTCAAGCACGACCCACGGATGGCCGAGGTGCTGCGCCGGGCCGTGTACGGACGGGTGGCGGCCGACCGCGCCGAGGACCTGCACCTTCCCGAGGGCTCCGGTCACTGGCGGATCGCCGGCCGGGTGCTGGCGGAGATCGTCGCCACCGTGCTGGCCGAGGAGCCCCCCTACGACACCGGCCGCGAGCGGGTACGGGCCCGGATCGTGCGCCGGATCCAGGAGCAGGTGGAACGCCGCAGCGGGCCCAGTCCGGCTTCCTGGACACGCCGGATCGAACGGGCCGCGCCGGTGAGCGCCTGCGTGGAGACGGTGTGGCCGAGGGCGCGACCGGCGGAGGTGCTGGCCCGGCTCCTCACCGACCCGCAGGAGCTGGCCCGGGCCGCGGACGGCCTCCTGGACCCCGACGAACAGCGGGCCCTGCACTGGCCGCGCCCGCCCCGCACACCGAAGTCGGCACGCTGGTCGGCCGCCGACGTCGTCCTCCTCGACGAGATCGCCGGCCTGCTGGACCATCCGCGGGGATATGGCCATGTCGTCGTCGACGAGGCCCAGGACCTCTCGCCGATGGAGTGCCGGGCCGTCGCCCGGCGGGTCCGCTTCGGCTCGCTCACGGTCCTCGGCGACCTGGCCCAGGGCACCACGGACTGGGCGGCGTCCTCCTGGCGGGTCCAGCTGACCCACCTGGGCAAGCCGGACGCCACGATCGTGCCGCTGACCACGGGTTTCCGCGTACCGGCCGCCGTGCTCGCCCTCGCGGACCGCCTCCTCGACCGTCTCGACGCCGATGTGCCCCGGGCCCACTCCCTGCGCCGTGACGGCGAACTGCGCGTCCGGCGGGCCGACGGCGACCTCCCGTCGGCGGTCGCCGCCGCCGTCCGCGACGCGCTCACCCACGAGGGCTCGGTCGGCGTCATCGCCGCGGACTCCCAGGCCGACGCGGTCCGTGAGGCCCTCACCGCGTCCGGCGTCCCGGCCGCCGGCCCGCAGGACCCGCCCGCCCGGGTGACGGTGGTGCCCGCGACCCTGGTCAAGGGCCTGGAGTACGACCACGTCGTCGCCGTCGAACCGGCGGCCGTCGCGGAGTCGGAGCGCCGCGGCCTGAACCGGCTCTACGTGGTCCTCACCCGGGCGGTCTCCCGCCTGGACGTGGTGCATGAACGAACCCTGCCGTGGGAGGCGGAGGGCTGA
- a CDS encoding TetR/AcrR family transcriptional regulator codes for MTVWDRPEPPTRPVPLDRERIVAAAVALADVGGLEAVSLRKVAARLNAGPMRLYGYISTKEELFDLMVDEVQAEILPEEKPDDWRETLRVLAHRTRQAALRHEWLADLLGGRPALGPNGLALTEATLAALDGLADVDTVMRAMETVSAYFTGAIRREIANLRAERATGLSKHDWQRASGPHVTRMLATGRFPALAKAVHDGTDVDPETSFATGLDWVLDAVAAKLARPQA; via the coding sequence ATGACTGTGTGGGACCGGCCTGAGCCGCCGACTCGCCCCGTGCCGCTCGACCGGGAGCGGATCGTCGCCGCCGCCGTCGCGCTGGCCGACGTGGGCGGGCTGGAGGCGGTGTCCCTGCGCAAGGTCGCCGCCCGGCTGAACGCCGGCCCGATGCGGCTGTACGGATACATCTCCACCAAGGAGGAGCTGTTCGACCTCATGGTGGACGAGGTCCAGGCCGAGATCCTCCCCGAGGAGAAGCCCGACGACTGGCGGGAGACGCTGCGCGTCCTCGCCCACCGCACCAGGCAGGCCGCTCTCCGTCACGAATGGCTGGCCGACCTGCTCGGCGGCCGCCCGGCCCTGGGCCCGAACGGCCTCGCCCTGACCGAGGCCACGCTGGCCGCACTCGACGGCCTCGCCGACGTCGACACCGTCATGCGCGCCATGGAGACCGTCAGCGCCTACTTCACCGGCGCGATCAGGCGCGAGATCGCGAACCTGCGGGCCGAGCGCGCCACGGGCCTGTCCAAGCACGACTGGCAGCGCGCCTCCGGGCCGCATGTGACGAGAATGCTGGCCACGGGCCGCTTCCCGGCGCTGGCCAAGGCCGTGCACGACGGCACGGACGTGGACCCCGAGACATCCTTCGCGACCGGCCTGGACTGGGTCCTCGACGCCGTGGCCGCCAAACTCGCCCGACCGCAGGCGTGA
- a CDS encoding DUF2516 family protein produces MLMAGFAGLMWLLYLAMLAFAVVALVMAALFRDDAYRAADKQNKGFWLIILGIAVAVNLLVPMLFLQLAGLVASIVFFVDVRPALRQVSGGGWGRRRGGSSSDGPYGPYNGGR; encoded by the coding sequence GTGCTGATGGCAGGCTTCGCGGGGCTGATGTGGCTGCTCTACCTCGCCATGTTGGCTTTCGCCGTGGTGGCACTGGTGATGGCCGCGCTGTTCCGCGACGACGCGTATCGTGCCGCCGACAAGCAGAACAAGGGCTTCTGGCTGATCATCCTCGGCATCGCGGTCGCGGTGAACCTCCTGGTGCCGATGCTCTTCCTGCAGCTCGCGGGCCTCGTCGCCTCGATCGTCTTCTTCGTGGACGTCCGCCCGGCCCTCCGGCAGGTCTCGGGCGGCGGCTGGGGCCGCCGGCGCGGCGGAAGCAGCAGCGACGGCCCGTACGGCCCGTACAACGGCGGACGCTAG
- a CDS encoding aminoglycoside phosphotransferase family protein, protein MVDHLVPPLQLGERAARGALRAFFKAAASTRESSGHHNRNYVLPLTEDVAPLVGRAPGTSVVVRTRRSDALPVVIRTWQDEAAILHAVQGVLPHAPECLVKAHGYALHSYVEGVPLSTVCGNGKPVDTLLLRALAGLLGQMTQVRRQALPPLPGSWPASHTDSQGFLKVLAHCADEQIRKPNWAEFGGLFKALGISDDALLRFAERVPAMTRRPYSLLHADLHRDNVIVSYDGAPPLVCVDWELATYGDPLHDLATHLVRMRYPDHQWREVIDAWAQAMQVYRPSAVKGLARDLDHYVGFERAQSVYPDVMRAARSLQGSFTQKRLDEATTEVRRALLTAQKPLRLQDVPAENEIERALFRWLASRGDEAVGGREWIAKAFDWEPDPRLPENPRFPASAVREALLAEGAAPAHRVFKGTAHLNSVVRVGDVSTPVVVRRKLPDVSRREPKYLSEHVVLRAIQNSRVRVAAPEVLALGVSFPDDLFSIQTYVSTHIDRPPVHPENGLLPHEADALVDQLCELTRVNHASIDPQAKDVDFCEWLKEQLVGVVRDLPKESLQLARTLGLPDEWRLREILSRHQVSRREPALLHGDLNPWNLVRREDDLALTIIDWEMALVGDPLYDLVRHMHLTPTRSEIRTRMFRRWEAKLPKKHTRHWEKDWSVYRWIEIVRSAYIDLDRLATGVSLDAPNVRRAVDSYAATLAAATAILGLPVPATANPYLARALA, encoded by the coding sequence GTGGTCGACCACCTTGTTCCCCCTCTTCAGCTCGGGGAACGAGCCGCTCGGGGAGCACTGCGGGCTTTCTTCAAGGCCGCCGCGTCGACCCGGGAGTCCAGCGGCCATCACAACCGCAACTACGTGCTGCCGCTGACGGAGGACGTCGCCCCGCTCGTGGGCCGCGCCCCCGGCACATCGGTGGTCGTGCGCACCCGGCGCTCCGACGCGCTGCCGGTGGTGATCAGAACCTGGCAGGACGAGGCGGCCATTCTGCACGCCGTCCAGGGGGTCCTGCCGCACGCGCCGGAATGCCTGGTCAAGGCGCACGGCTACGCCCTTCACAGCTATGTGGAGGGCGTGCCGCTCTCCACCGTCTGCGGAAACGGCAAGCCTGTCGACACGCTCCTGCTCAGGGCGCTCGCCGGACTCCTGGGACAGATGACCCAGGTGCGGCGGCAGGCTCTTCCGCCGCTGCCGGGTTCCTGGCCGGCCAGCCACACTGACAGCCAGGGCTTCCTGAAGGTCTTGGCCCACTGTGCCGACGAACAGATCCGCAAACCCAACTGGGCGGAATTCGGCGGTCTGTTCAAAGCGCTGGGCATCTCCGACGACGCCCTGCTCCGCTTCGCCGAGCGAGTGCCCGCGATGACCCGGCGGCCCTACAGCCTGCTCCACGCGGATCTGCACCGGGACAATGTGATCGTGTCGTACGACGGTGCACCGCCTCTGGTCTGCGTCGACTGGGAGCTGGCGACCTACGGGGACCCGCTGCACGACCTGGCCACACACCTGGTGCGTATGCGCTACCCGGATCATCAGTGGCGCGAGGTGATCGATGCGTGGGCGCAGGCCATGCAGGTGTACCGGCCGAGCGCGGTGAAGGGGCTGGCCAGGGATCTGGACCACTACGTCGGCTTCGAGCGGGCGCAGTCGGTCTACCCGGACGTCATGCGGGCCGCGCGGTCGTTGCAGGGGTCGTTCACGCAGAAGAGACTGGACGAGGCGACCACCGAGGTGCGCAGGGCTCTGCTCACGGCGCAGAAACCGTTGAGACTGCAAGACGTGCCGGCGGAGAACGAGATCGAGCGGGCTCTGTTCCGATGGCTGGCGTCACGCGGCGACGAGGCTGTGGGCGGCCGGGAGTGGATCGCCAAGGCCTTCGACTGGGAGCCTGATCCGCGTCTTCCCGAGAACCCCCGGTTTCCGGCGTCCGCCGTGCGTGAGGCGCTGCTCGCGGAGGGAGCAGCTCCGGCGCACCGCGTCTTCAAGGGAACCGCACACCTCAACTCGGTGGTCCGCGTAGGGGATGTGTCGACTCCCGTGGTGGTGCGCCGCAAACTGCCGGACGTCTCACGCCGAGAGCCCAAATACCTGAGCGAGCACGTCGTCCTGCGGGCGATCCAGAATTCGCGTGTCCGGGTGGCGGCGCCCGAGGTCCTCGCGCTGGGGGTGAGTTTCCCGGACGATCTCTTCAGTATTCAGACCTACGTGAGCACCCATATCGACCGGCCGCCCGTCCATCCGGAAAACGGCCTGCTGCCGCACGAGGCGGACGCACTGGTCGATCAGCTGTGTGAACTGACGCGGGTGAACCATGCGTCGATCGATCCGCAGGCCAAGGACGTCGACTTCTGCGAATGGCTGAAGGAACAACTGGTCGGAGTGGTGAGGGACCTCCCGAAGGAGTCGCTGCAACTGGCACGCACGCTGGGGCTGCCCGACGAGTGGCGGTTGCGGGAGATCCTCTCCCGGCACCAGGTGAGTCGCCGGGAGCCGGCCCTGCTGCACGGCGACCTCAACCCGTGGAACCTGGTGCGCCGTGAGGACGACCTGGCGCTGACCATCATCGACTGGGAGATGGCCCTGGTCGGCGACCCGCTCTACGACCTGGTCAGGCACATGCATCTGACGCCGACCCGGTCGGAGATCCGCACCCGCATGTTCCGGCGGTGGGAGGCGAAGCTGCCGAAGAAGCACACCCGGCACTGGGAGAAGGACTGGTCGGTCTACCGGTGGATCGAGATCGTCCGCTCCGCGTACATCGACCTCGACCGCCTGGCGACCGGCGTGAGCCTGGACGCCCCCAACGTCCGTCGGGCCGTCGACTCCTACGCCGCCACGCTCGCGGCCGCCACCGCCATCCTCGGCCTTCCCGTCCCGGCGACCGCGAACCCCTATCTTGCCCGCGCCCTGGCCTAG
- a CDS encoding TetR/AcrR family transcriptional regulator, protein MSATGLRERKRQQMYRAVSEVAVRLFLERGFDAVSVAEVAAAAEISKPTLFRYFPSKEDLVLHQIADHEREAARVVAAARAEGVAPLAALRRHFLDGLAAEDPVTGLNDHPQVRAFYDLLYGTPSLVARLHGYLERSEAALAEALADDLPTALDARLAAGQIIAVRRILAEDTWRRVAAGERPADVRGEAVAAAERAFDTLEAGLPQLVRTTPGE, encoded by the coding sequence ATGAGTGCGACCGGGCTGCGTGAGCGCAAGAGGCAGCAGATGTACAGGGCGGTGTCGGAGGTCGCCGTCCGGCTCTTCCTCGAGCGCGGCTTCGACGCGGTGTCCGTCGCCGAGGTGGCCGCCGCGGCCGAGATCTCCAAGCCGACCCTGTTCCGGTACTTCCCGAGCAAGGAGGATCTGGTCCTGCACCAGATCGCCGATCACGAGCGGGAGGCGGCCCGCGTGGTCGCCGCGGCCCGCGCCGAGGGGGTCGCGCCGCTCGCCGCCCTGCGCCGGCACTTCCTCGACGGGCTGGCCGCCGAGGACCCCGTCACCGGCCTCAACGACCACCCGCAGGTGCGGGCCTTCTACGACCTCCTCTACGGCACCCCCTCCCTGGTCGCCCGGCTGCACGGCTATCTGGAGCGTTCGGAGGCCGCCCTCGCCGAGGCCCTCGCGGACGACCTGCCCACCGCCCTCGACGCCCGGCTGGCGGCCGGCCAGATCATCGCCGTCCGGCGGATCCTCGCCGAGGACACCTGGCGACGGGTCGCGGCGGGCGAGCGACCGGCGGACGTGCGTGGGGAGGCGGTGGCGGCGGCCGAGCGAGCCTTCGACACGTTGGAAGCGGGGCTCCCGCAGCTCGTCCGGACAACCCCTGGCGAGTAG
- a CDS encoding SRPBCC family protein produces the protein MTDQGRRSRGTDHGSPSLFGPTPLTPALFLRSGTATDFGLGADRRGLERMSTLGRECGRRAVRPTPAVHRPEFGHATSGRIAADARRRATRAYGPRTHVSDVQEPHEGRPPGARLQTIRLPISAPKGGRNSDEAVALPADMPLLSARFRTGTPFPAQHIQRPFGRNPVARLWEIQESIVVDAPGAEVYAALSHLRNMGAWSPECFYVWHRGTTAREGTGFVGFNRKGPLVWFTTCRVTVADAPREFAFRVSTFGLPVALWGYRLEPEGDGTLVTEYWRDLRSGAGSRVTELLGLLFTGTRPEARAAANRAGMRTTLLRLKRAVAA, from the coding sequence ATGACGGATCAGGGTCGCAGGTCACGGGGCACGGATCACGGGTCACCGTCACTGTTCGGGCCGACGCCGCTCACTCCGGCGCTTTTCCTGCGATCCGGCACTGCGACGGATTTCGGCCTCGGGGCGGACAGGAGAGGCCTCGAACGGATGAGCACCCTTGGCCGGGAATGCGGCCGTCGGGCGGTGCGGCCGACTCCGGCTGTTCACCGGCCGGAATTCGGACACGCCACCTCAGGCCGTATTGCCGCGGATGCTCGCCGCCGTGCGACCCGGGCGTACGGACCTCGCACACACGTCTCCGACGTACAAGAACCCCACGAGGGACGCCCGCCTGGGGCACGACTCCAAACGATCCGACTCCCGATCAGCGCGCCAAAGGGAGGCCGGAATTCCGATGAGGCCGTTGCTTTACCGGCCGACATGCCACTACTGTCCGCGAGGTTCCGGACCGGAACCCCTTTCCCCGCACAGCACATTCAGAGACCTTTCGGGAGAAACCCTGTGGCACGCCTGTGGGAAATACAGGAAAGCATCGTCGTCGACGCTCCCGGCGCAGAGGTCTACGCGGCGCTGTCCCATCTCCGGAACATGGGGGCATGGAGCCCGGAATGCTTTTACGTGTGGCATCGCGGCACGACGGCACGTGAGGGGACCGGATTCGTGGGGTTCAACCGCAAGGGCCCTCTGGTGTGGTTCACGACCTGCCGGGTCACCGTGGCCGACGCGCCCCGCGAGTTCGCGTTCCGGGTCAGCACCTTCGGCCTGCCCGTGGCCCTGTGGGGCTACCGGCTCGAGCCGGAGGGTGACGGAACCCTCGTCACCGAGTACTGGCGGGACCTGCGGAGCGGGGCCGGTTCGCGCGTCACGGAGCTGCTCGGACTCCTGTTCACCGGCACCCGCCCCGAGGCCCGTGCGGCGGCCAACCGAGCCGGCATGCGCACCACTTTGCTGCGGCTGAAGCGGGCCGTGGCGGCCTGA